A genomic stretch from Halichoerus grypus chromosome 5, mHalGry1.hap1.1, whole genome shotgun sequence includes:
- the CELF3 gene encoding CUGBP Elav-like family member 3 isoform X5: protein MNRPIQVKPADSESRGDRKLFVGMLGKQQTDEDVRKMFEPFGTIDECTVLRGPDGTSKGCAFVKFQTHAEAQAAINTLHSSRTLPGASSSLVVKFADTEKERGLRRMQQVATQLGMFSPIALQFGAYSAYTQALMQQQAALVAAHSAYLSPMATMAAVQMQHMAAINANGLIATPITPSSGTSTPPAIAATPVSAIPAALGVNGYSPVPTQPTGQPAPDALYPNGVHPYPAQSPAAPVDPLQQAYAGMQHYTAAYPAAYSLVAPAFPQPPALVAQQPPPPPQQQPQPPQPQPQQREGPDGCNIFIYHLPQEFTDSEILQMFVPFGHVISAKVFVDRATNQSKCFGFVSFDNPASAQAAIQAMNGFQIGMKRLKVQLKRPKDANRPY from the exons aTGAACAGGCCGATCCAGGTCAAGCCGGCCGACAGCGAGAGCCGAGGAG ACCGGAAGCTCTTTGTGGGGATGCTAgggaagcagcagacagatgAGGACGTCAGGAAGATGTTCGAGCCTTTTGGGACCATAGACGAGTGCACTGTGCTCCGGGGGCCAGACGGCACCAGCAAAG GCTGCGCCTTTGTGAAGTTCCAGACCCACGCCGAGGCCCAGGCGGCCATCAACACCCTTCACAGCAGCCGGACCCTGCCG GGTGCCTCATCCAGCCTGGTGGTGAAGTTTGCTGACACGGAGAAGGAGCGAGGTCTCCGCCGAATGCAGCAGGTGGCTACCCAGCTGGGCATGTTCAGCCCCATCGCCCTGCAGTTTGGAGCCTACAGCGCCTACACCCAGGCC ctgaTGCAGCAGCAGGCGGCCCTGGTAGCGGCTCACAGTGCCTACCTCAGCCCCATGGCCACCATGGCTGCCGTGCAGATGCAGCACATGGCCGCCATCAATGCCAATGGCCTCATCGCCACTCCCATCACCCCATCCTCAG GAACCAGCACCCCTCCTGCCATCGCTGCCACGCCCGTCTCGGCAATCCCTGCTGCCCTGGGCGTCAACGGCTACAGCCCGGTGCCCACCCAGCCCACCGGGCAGCCTGCCCCTGATGCTCTCTATCCCAACGGGGTTCACCCCTACCCAG cccagagccccgCGGCCCCCGTGGACCCCCTGCAGCAGGCCTACGCGGGGATGCAGCACTACACAG CAGCCTACCCAGCAGCCTACAGCCTGGTGGCGCCCGCGTTCCCGCAGCCTCCCGCCCTGGTCGCCCagcagcccccacctcctccccagcagcAGCCGCAGCCGCCGCAGCCTCAGCCGCAGCAACGGGAAG GCCCTGATGGCTGCAACATCTTCATCTACCACCTGCCCCAGGAGTTCACGGACTCAGAGATCCTCCAGATGTTTGTCCCCTTTGGCCACGTCATCTCAGCCAAAGTCTTTGTTGACCGGGCCACCAATCAGAGCAAGTGTTTTG GCTTTGTGAGTTTCGACAATCCGGCCAGTGCGCAGGCTGCCATCCAGGCCATGAATGGTTTCCAGATTGGCATGAAGCGCCTCAAAGTCCAGCTAAAGCGGCCTAAGGATGCCAACCGGCCCTACTGA
- the CELF3 gene encoding CUGBP Elav-like family member 3 isoform X4, whose product MNRPIQVKPADSESRGEDRKLFVGMLGKQQTDEDVRKMFEPFGTIDECTVLRGPDGTSKGCAFVKFQTHAEAQAAINTLHSSRTLPGASSSLVVKFADTEKERGLRRMQQVATQLGMFSPIALQFGAYSAYTQALMQQQAALVAAHSAYLSPMATMAAVQMQHMAAINANGLIATPITPSSGTSTPPAIAATPVSAIPAALGVNGYSPVPTQPTGQPAPDALYPNGVHPYPAQSPAAPVDPLQQAYAGMQHYTAAYPAAYSLVAPAFPQPPALVAQQPPPPPQQQPQPPQPQPQQREGPDGCNIFIYHLPQEFTDSEILQMFVPFGHVISAKVFVDRATNQSKCFGFVSFDNPASAQAAIQAMNGFQIGMKRLKVQLKRPKDANRPY is encoded by the exons aTGAACAGGCCGATCCAGGTCAAGCCGGCCGACAGCGAGAGCCGAGGAG AAGACCGGAAGCTCTTTGTGGGGATGCTAgggaagcagcagacagatgAGGACGTCAGGAAGATGTTCGAGCCTTTTGGGACCATAGACGAGTGCACTGTGCTCCGGGGGCCAGACGGCACCAGCAAAG GCTGCGCCTTTGTGAAGTTCCAGACCCACGCCGAGGCCCAGGCGGCCATCAACACCCTTCACAGCAGCCGGACCCTGCCG GGTGCCTCATCCAGCCTGGTGGTGAAGTTTGCTGACACGGAGAAGGAGCGAGGTCTCCGCCGAATGCAGCAGGTGGCTACCCAGCTGGGCATGTTCAGCCCCATCGCCCTGCAGTTTGGAGCCTACAGCGCCTACACCCAGGCC ctgaTGCAGCAGCAGGCGGCCCTGGTAGCGGCTCACAGTGCCTACCTCAGCCCCATGGCCACCATGGCTGCCGTGCAGATGCAGCACATGGCCGCCATCAATGCCAATGGCCTCATCGCCACTCCCATCACCCCATCCTCAG GAACCAGCACCCCTCCTGCCATCGCTGCCACGCCCGTCTCGGCAATCCCTGCTGCCCTGGGCGTCAACGGCTACAGCCCGGTGCCCACCCAGCCCACCGGGCAGCCTGCCCCTGATGCTCTCTATCCCAACGGGGTTCACCCCTACCCAG cccagagccccgCGGCCCCCGTGGACCCCCTGCAGCAGGCCTACGCGGGGATGCAGCACTACACAG CAGCCTACCCAGCAGCCTACAGCCTGGTGGCGCCCGCGTTCCCGCAGCCTCCCGCCCTGGTCGCCCagcagcccccacctcctccccagcagcAGCCGCAGCCGCCGCAGCCTCAGCCGCAGCAACGGGAAG GCCCTGATGGCTGCAACATCTTCATCTACCACCTGCCCCAGGAGTTCACGGACTCAGAGATCCTCCAGATGTTTGTCCCCTTTGGCCACGTCATCTCAGCCAAAGTCTTTGTTGACCGGGCCACCAATCAGAGCAAGTGTTTTG GCTTTGTGAGTTTCGACAATCCGGCCAGTGCGCAGGCTGCCATCCAGGCCATGAATGGTTTCCAGATTGGCATGAAGCGCCTCAAAGTCCAGCTAAAGCGGCCTAAGGATGCCAACCGGCCCTACTGA